A region from the Xenopus laevis strain J_2021 chromosome 4S, Xenopus_laevis_v10.1, whole genome shotgun sequence genome encodes:
- the gpr22l.S gene encoding G-protein coupled receptor 22 produces MVSAKETDMYDAILETNDGSSSDAGWYFPYPLGFQVSLTSFLMLEIVLGFSSNLTVLVLYCMQSNLVDSVSNMVTMNLHILDVIICVICVPLTIVIILIPLEQNIALVCCFHEACVTFSSIATAINVLVISLDRYDISIRPANRVLTPSRMVLLLSCVWFVSLMVFFIPFFEVEFFGDPDHMATWQNRTLLCVSVNEYHTELGMYYHLVIQIPIFFVAAAVMLVTYSKILQALNIKIGNHFKRSQRRKTKKKQKRKSSDQNTVGETKRLAPPTVSQNPPMRVQASVSVIIALRRAVKRHRDRRERQRRVFRMSLIIITTFLLCWAPISIVNLLILCLGPSDLLVKLRICFITMAYGTTIFHPLVYAFTRQKFRNVLKNKMKKRVVSVLQVDPAPGGTVIHNSWIEPKKGRKSKLECSDGTDRCLTDAVKE; encoded by the coding sequence ATGGTGTCAGCCAAGGAGACAGATATGTACGACGCCATCTTGGAAACCAATGATGGATCTAGCTCCGATGCTGGATGGTACTTCCCATACCCATTGGGCTTCCAGGTTTCCCTCACAAGCTTCCTCATGCTGGAGATTGTACTGGGCTTTAGCAGCAACCTGACAGTACTTGTGCTCTACTGCATGCAATCAAACCTGGTGGACTCTGTGAGCAACATGGTGACGATGAACCTACATATTCTGGACGTCATCATCTGTGTCATCTGTGTACCACTGACCATCGTCATCATCCTTATCCCACTTGAGCAAAATATAGCTCTGGTGTGCTGCTTCCATGAGGCTTGTGTGACCTTCAGCAGCATTGCGACAGCCATCAATGTCTTGGTAATCAGTCTAGACAGATATGATATTTCCATAAGACCAGCCAACCGGGTCCTTACTCCCAGCAGGATGGTGCTGCTTTTGTCCTGTGTATGGTTTGTTTCCCTCATGGTTTTCTTCATCCCATTTTTTGAGGTTGAGTTTTTTGGAGACCCAGATCACATGGCCACATGGCAAAACCGGACTTTGTTGTGTGTAAGTGTTAATGAGTATCACACAGAGCTGGGAATGTATTACCACTTAGTTATACAGATTCCAATCTTCTTTGTAGCAGCGGCTGTCATGCTGGTCACTTATTCTAAAATACTCCAGGCCCTCAACATAAAGATTGGAAATCACTTTAAGAGAAGTCAACGTCGGAAAACCAAGAAAAAACAGAAGAGGAAGTCATCCGACCAAAACACAGTGGGGGAAACCAAGAGACTCGCCCCTCCAACAGTTTCTCAAAACCCACCCATGAGGGTTCAGGCTTCAGTTTCTGTCATCATTGCATTAAGAAGGGCTGTGAAAAGACATCGGGACCGCAGAGAACGTCAAAGGCGTGTCTTTCGGATGTCTCTCATCATCATCACTACCTTCTTGCTGTGTTGGGCTCCTATTTCCATTGTCAATCTTCTCATTCTTTGTCTGGGCCCCAGTGACCTCCTCGTGAAACTCCGTATATGTTTTATCACCATGGCCTACGGTACGACTATTTTCCACCCTCTGGTGTATGCCTTCACCCGGCAAAAGTTCCGTAACgttctgaaaaacaaaatgaagaaaaGAGTGGTCTCGGTTCTGCAGGTAGACCCTGCTCCTGGTGGTACTGTTATACACAATTCCTGGATTGAACCCAAAAAAGGAAGGAAATCGAAGCTAGAGTGCAGCGATGGGACGGACAGATGCCTTACAGATGCAGTAAAGGAATAA